The region TTCCTTCAAAATCCTTACAAACGATTCCAGGGCTCTCTGCTTGTTATCTGAAATTTGCGGTAATTCCATGATAACTGCCTTGTCGCAATCTTTTATATTTTTATTTCCTGCAAAAGACAATCTAGCGGATCATCCGAATAACTGAGCTCGAACAACCATCCACGTACTTCCTGTGGCTGTACGTGACGGTGATCACGCTCGCCCTCTTTGACAGCATTTCAATCACTGTCCGTTTGCTTTCAATATCATCTCTGGCCTCGTTCCCAGAATTATCGCCATCCCCATAAACGTCATCTTCTCTTGTAAATTTTGTCGTGATGGTCTAAATCGAGGAATCTAACCACCCCATTTTCTTCATCGATTTCAAAAATCAGAACAAACGACCTCTCAACGTGAACCCTTCTCAAACCCTTCAGATCGTATCTTAAAGGCTTGTAGTGCTGTGGATTTTTTATAATTTCCTCAATTTTTTTGATTACAGTTTCGTAGAATTTCCTGTTTTTCTTGTGTATCTTTTTCAGCTTTGATTCTAAATTTTTACTTATGAAATATCTGTACATTCATCAGCCCTCTTCAATTAGCCTTCTCAGCTCATTTATGTCTGAGAATTCCTCAAAATCCTCTTTTCTTATTTTTTCCAGTTTTTCAAGGTATTCTTCCCTAACCTCGTAAAGCGTGTCAGCGTAAATGTCAATAAGTGTTTCAACCATTTTTTCTATTCTCTCTACCTTATACCTGAGATCCTCCAGAATTGATTCCACGTTCCCTCCCATTTCAATCACCTGTATATGTTATGTCTATGGCAGTATAAATATTGCCTCTCACACCTTCACATCTGGAATTTCTCTTCTCCCCGACAAATCAAGCAGTCCCGTCCGTCGATCCATTGTCAACAACCATTACCTCCAGCGGATCGCTCGCGAGAACTGAGCTGAGGCAATTCTAACTCCTCAAAGAACACTTTATCCATCTCGTATGAATAATGCTGTCCCGTGTGCAGGATGAAGTAGTCCAGTCCCTTTTTTCGCATTCTCTTATCACAGGGCTCATTTTGATTATTTCCGGCCTTGTGCCAAGGATTATTGCAATCATCTCTTCACCTTCCAAGATACTATGCAATACGACTTCATCATAATCGGTTGTCCTTCACGATCATAACTCGATGTAACTCGCTATGATTTTTTTGAGGGCAAAAACATACTAAAAATCCTCTCTGACACTCTAAAAATGGCGGGATGCTAAACGGCAACCAGAACGTCTCCTGGATATGTGTTTCAGATTCGTAACCTCTCAGCTCCAACCCGACACAACATATGTAAAACTGGCGTTAGATGTTGAATACTTTCCTAATGATGTTTTTAACCTCAATTAACTTTTCAGGCTTCAATTTTCCAGCTTTTTTGAGAATTAGATTTTTCTCCACAGTGAAGATTGAATGACAGTGAATATAGCTTGTTTTCTTGAGTTTTCCCTCTTTGACGTCGCTCGAAGTTATTTTGATTTCAAAATCCGGTAAATGCTCGGAGGAGCTAATTTTGGCAACGATCAAATCT is a window of Geoglobus acetivorans DNA encoding:
- a CDS encoding type II toxin-antitoxin system mRNA interferase toxin, RelE/StbE family, giving the protein MYRYFISKNLESKLKKIHKKNRKFYETVIKKIEEIIKNPQHYKPLRYDLKGLRRVHVERSFVLIFEIDEENGVVRFLDLDHHDKIYKRR
- a CDS encoding type II toxin-antitoxin system PemK/MazF family toxin, with the translated sequence MQKNSSSYEEGDIVILELPFTNMVGKKLRPVVVLSSSELNLVSADLIVAKISSSEHLPDFEIKITSSDVKEGKLKKTSYIHCHSIFTVEKNLILKKAGKLKPEKLIEVKNIIRKVFNI